In Sphingomonas sp. G-3-2-10, a single window of DNA contains:
- the putA gene encoding trifunctional transcriptional regulator/proline dehydrogenase/L-glutamate gamma-semialdehyde dehydrogenase, whose translation MTSQPPFTAFAPAIREQSPLRRAITAAYRRDEAECLAPLIEAATLSEESRAAVRATATTLISALRANHKGTGVEGLVQEYSLSSQEGVALMCLAEALLRIPDNDTRDALIRDKIADGDWGSHLGGGRSLFVNAATWGLVVTGKLVGSVDDRGLGAALTRLVARAGEPVIRRGVDLAMRMMGEQFVTGETIDEALKRAKAMEGKGFGYSYDMLGEAATTAADASRYHADYTNAIHAIGKASAGRGVYGGPGISIKLSALHPRYVRSQADRVMNELLPRVRELALLAKSYDIGFNIDAEEADRLELSLDLLESLATDPELAGWNGLGFVVQGYGKRCPFVIDWIVDLARRSDRRIMVRLVKGAYWDAEIKRAQVDGLADFPVYTRKLHTDVAYVACAKKLLAARDAVFPQFATHNAQSLATIYHLAGPDFAIGDYEFQCLHGMGEPLYEQVVGKAKLDRPCRIYAPVGTHETLLAYLVRRLLENGANSSFVNRIADPAVSIDEMVADPVEIVKAMPHPGARHDLIAAPAGLYPDRRNSDGLDLTDERALAALTEALKQSAVIEWTAAPADGAEVMRPVLNPADHRDVVGAVGEACPDQARAAVARAAASDWGKTPVADRAAALERAADAMQARMPLLLGLIMREAGKSTANAIAEVREAIDFLRYYAAQARATFGPAQTPLGPIVCISPWNFPLAIFTGQVAAALVAGNAVLAKPAEETPLIAAEAVRLLHEAGIPADALQFVPGAGEIGAALVGAPETAGVMFTGSTEVARLIQRQLSTRLSPAGKPIPLIAETGGQNAMIVDSSALAEQVVGDVIASAFDSAGQRCSALRILCLQEDVADRTLAMLKGALKELRIGRTDALAIDIGPVITAEAQGNLNAHIEAMRRRGRNVEQQQLSADTAHGTFVPPTIIELESIADLEREVFGPVLHVIRFRRDGLDALIDAINATGYGLTFGLHTRLDETISDVTARVKAGNLYVNRNVIGAIVGVQPFGGRGLSGTGPKAGGPLYLGRLVATAPAFEGRANAVNTRLADFIDWLERQGQADAAAQARRYGADSALGFETTLPGPVGERNLYALHPRGRILLKPETLSGLFEQMAAVLATGNRGTVQDIALPQGLPASVAATFAPAAAEPFSAALVEGDAARVAAVVAEAAAMPGPIVTVHARGADGYPCTLLLEEVVTSINTTAAGGNASLMMIG comes from the coding sequence ATGACCAGCCAGCCCCCATTCACCGCCTTCGCCCCCGCCATTCGCGAGCAATCGCCGCTGCGGCGGGCGATCACCGCCGCCTATCGCCGCGACGAAGCCGAATGCCTCGCGCCGCTGATCGAAGCGGCGACGCTTTCCGAGGAAAGCCGCGCAGCGGTTCGCGCAACGGCGACCACGCTGATCTCGGCGTTGCGGGCCAATCACAAGGGCACCGGGGTCGAGGGGCTGGTACAGGAATATTCGTTGTCGAGTCAGGAAGGCGTGGCGCTGATGTGCCTTGCCGAAGCGCTGCTGCGGATTCCCGACAATGACACTCGCGACGCGCTGATCCGCGACAAGATCGCCGATGGCGACTGGGGTTCGCATCTGGGCGGCGGGCGATCGCTGTTCGTCAATGCGGCGACCTGGGGTCTGGTGGTGACCGGCAAGCTCGTCGGCAGCGTGGACGACCGTGGTCTCGGCGCAGCGCTCACCCGGCTGGTGGCGCGCGCGGGCGAGCCGGTGATCCGACGTGGGGTCGATCTGGCGATGCGGATGATGGGCGAGCAGTTCGTCACCGGCGAGACGATCGACGAGGCGCTGAAGCGCGCGAAGGCGATGGAAGGCAAGGGCTTCGGCTATAGCTACGACATGCTCGGTGAAGCGGCGACGACCGCCGCCGACGCCAGCCGCTATCACGCCGATTACACCAACGCGATCCACGCCATCGGCAAGGCTTCGGCCGGGCGCGGCGTCTATGGCGGGCCGGGCATCTCGATCAAGCTCTCGGCCCTGCACCCGCGCTATGTTCGCAGTCAGGCGGACCGCGTGATGAACGAACTCCTGCCGCGCGTCCGCGAGCTGGCGCTGCTGGCGAAGAGCTATGACATCGGCTTCAACATTGACGCCGAGGAAGCCGACCGGCTGGAACTCTCGCTCGACCTGCTGGAAAGCCTGGCGACCGATCCCGAACTGGCCGGATGGAATGGCCTCGGTTTCGTCGTGCAGGGCTATGGCAAGCGCTGCCCGTTCGTGATCGACTGGATCGTCGACCTGGCGCGGCGTTCGGACAGGCGGATCATGGTGCGGCTGGTCAAGGGCGCCTATTGGGATGCCGAGATCAAGCGCGCGCAGGTGGACGGCCTCGCCGATTTCCCGGTCTATACCCGCAAACTCCATACCGACGTGGCCTATGTCGCTTGCGCCAAGAAGCTGCTGGCGGCGCGCGACGCGGTGTTCCCGCAATTCGCGACCCACAATGCCCAGTCGCTGGCGACCATCTATCACCTTGCCGGACCCGACTTCGCGATCGGCGATTACGAATTCCAGTGCCTGCACGGCATGGGCGAGCCACTGTACGAACAGGTCGTCGGCAAGGCGAAGCTCGACCGGCCGTGCCGCATCTATGCGCCCGTAGGCACGCACGAGACGCTGCTGGCCTATCTGGTCCGCCGCCTGCTCGAGAATGGCGCAAACTCGTCGTTCGTGAATCGGATCGCCGATCCCGCGGTGTCGATCGATGAGATGGTCGCCGATCCGGTCGAGATCGTGAAGGCGATGCCGCATCCCGGCGCGCGGCATGATCTGATCGCGGCGCCCGCCGGCCTCTATCCAGACCGCCGCAACTCGGACGGCCTCGACCTGACCGACGAGCGCGCGTTGGCGGCGCTGACCGAGGCGCTCAAGCAGAGCGCTGTGATCGAATGGACCGCTGCCCCCGCCGATGGCGCGGAGGTAATGCGTCCGGTGCTTAACCCTGCCGATCATCGCGATGTCGTGGGCGCGGTGGGCGAGGCGTGCCCCGATCAGGCGCGCGCCGCGGTTGCTCGCGCGGCGGCCAGCGATTGGGGCAAAACGCCCGTCGCGGATCGCGCCGCTGCGCTCGAACGCGCCGCCGATGCGATGCAGGCGCGGATGCCGCTGCTGCTCGGCCTGATCATGCGCGAAGCAGGCAAATCGACCGCCAACGCCATCGCCGAAGTGCGCGAGGCGATCGATTTCCTGCGCTATTATGCGGCACAGGCGCGGGCGACCTTCGGTCCCGCTCAGACGCCGCTTGGCCCGATCGTGTGCATCAGCCCGTGGAATTTCCCGCTGGCGATCTTCACCGGGCAGGTCGCTGCCGCCTTGGTCGCGGGCAATGCGGTGCTCGCCAAGCCGGCCGAGGAGACTCCGCTGATCGCCGCCGAAGCGGTGCGTCTGCTGCATGAAGCGGGCATCCCCGCCGACGCATTGCAGTTCGTGCCCGGTGCTGGCGAGATCGGCGCGGCTCTGGTCGGCGCCCCCGAGACGGCGGGCGTGATGTTCACCGGATCGACCGAAGTCGCGCGGCTGATCCAGCGCCAGCTTTCGACGCGCCTGTCGCCTGCAGGCAAGCCGATCCCGCTGATCGCCGAGACGGGCGGTCAGAATGCGATGATCGTCGATTCCTCGGCTCTGGCCGAACAGGTGGTGGGCGATGTGATCGCTTCGGCCTTCGACAGCGCGGGCCAGCGCTGTTCGGCGCTCCGCATCCTGTGTCTTCAGGAAGACGTCGCCGATCGCACGCTGGCGATGCTGAAGGGCGCGCTGAAGGAGCTGCGTATCGGCCGCACCGATGCGCTGGCGATCGACATCGGCCCGGTCATCACCGCCGAAGCGCAGGGCAATCTCAACGCCCATATCGAAGCGATGCGCCGGCGCGGTCGCAACGTCGAACAGCAGCAGCTTTCCGCCGACACCGCGCATGGCACCTTCGTGCCGCCGACGATCATCGAGCTGGAAAGCATCGCCGATCTGGAGCGCGAAGTGTTCGGCCCAGTGCTGCACGTGATCCGCTTCCGCCGCGACGGGCTGGATGCGCTGATCGATGCGATCAACGCGACCGGCTATGGCCTGACCTTCGGGCTGCACACCCGGCTGGACGAGACGATCTCCGACGTCACCGCGCGGGTGAAGGCGGGCAATCTCTATGTGAACCGCAACGTGATCGGCGCGATCGTAGGCGTGCAGCCGTTCGGTGGACGCGGGCTTTCGGGCACCGGGCCGAAGGCGGGCGGGCCACTTTATCTCGGGCGGCTTGTGGCGACCGCACCGGCTTTTGAAGGGCGCGCGAACGCCGTGAATACGCGGCTGGCCGATTTCATCGACTGGCTGGAACGCCAGGGGCAGGCCGATGCCGCCGCACAGGCGCGCCGTTATGGCGCGGACTCGGCGCTCGGGTTCGAAACCACGCTTCCGGGGCCGGTCGGCGAGCGCAACCTTTATGCGCTGCACCCGCGCGGGCGGATCCTGCTGAAGCCGGAAACGCTTTCCGGGCTGTTCGAACAGATGGCGGCCGTACTGGCGACGGGCAATCGCGGGACGGTCCAGGACATTGCG